The Niastella koreensis GR20-10 genome includes a window with the following:
- a CDS encoding DUF4407 domain-containing protein: MADNQQAPDNGLYTYDSFTGRGPGKKADTNFLWWCSGAHQELLKQFPSEHSKYWGLGGVILATFVLAALSSGYAIYSVFGNWLWTICFAIIWGLIIFNFDRFLVSTMRKYGVSTRKQLAMALPRMALAILIGFTIARPLELKIFEKEINTKVIENTHKKIQLNDSLLQAENTALMQTTEAERNRLFERKKAVEDELSRMQQSYVREADGTGGSGIRGVEKIAKLKKDAYNASVLQSAPELLSLANSIHVQDSILANAKSNMEAKRAKYELSALENVGFLERNKALTDLSAEENSVYWTSFLLSLLIILIEVGPIISKLIMPVGPYDIALAKEELTSMAASENEMRANKEMVIDKKNNLYKAQKEFSEQLVEKMTTLQQKHIDQELDKWERGEWNPRDHRASMDEVMRKIKERYQFNGEDLL; encoded by the coding sequence ATGGCTGACAATCAGCAAGCGCCTGATAATGGCTTGTATACCTATGACTCTTTTACCGGCCGAGGCCCCGGCAAAAAGGCCGACACTAATTTTTTATGGTGGTGTTCCGGGGCTCACCAGGAACTATTAAAACAATTTCCCTCCGAACACAGCAAGTACTGGGGATTAGGCGGTGTAATTCTCGCCACTTTTGTGCTTGCTGCACTAAGCTCCGGCTACGCTATTTACAGCGTGTTTGGCAACTGGCTTTGGACTATCTGTTTTGCGATCATCTGGGGGCTTATCATCTTTAATTTCGACCGCTTTTTGGTTTCCACCATGCGTAAGTATGGGGTAAGCACGCGCAAACAGCTGGCAATGGCATTACCACGGATGGCGCTGGCCATCCTGATCGGTTTTACCATTGCGCGTCCGTTGGAACTGAAGATCTTTGAAAAGGAGATCAATACAAAGGTTATTGAGAACACCCACAAGAAAATTCAGTTGAACGACAGTTTACTGCAGGCCGAGAATACTGCACTGATGCAAACTACCGAAGCAGAACGCAACAGATTGTTTGAGCGGAAGAAAGCGGTTGAAGATGAATTGAGCCGCATGCAGCAATCGTATGTGCGGGAAGCAGATGGTACCGGCGGGTCAGGGATCCGCGGGGTAGAAAAGATAGCCAAACTGAAAAAGGATGCTTACAATGCCTCTGTGCTGCAATCGGCGCCCGAGTTGTTGTCGCTTGCCAATAGCATTCATGTGCAGGACAGCATTCTGGCCAACGCCAAAAGCAACATGGAAGCCAAACGCGCCAAATACGAATTAAGTGCGCTGGAAAATGTTGGTTTCCTGGAACGCAACAAAGCGCTGACCGATCTTTCTGCCGAAGAAAACAGTGTTTACTGGACCAGCTTTCTTTTGTCTCTCCTTATCATCCTGATTGAAGTAGGGCCCATCATTTCAAAACTGATTATGCCGGTTGGTCCGTATGACATAGCCCTGGCAAAAGAAGAACTGACCAGCATGGCCGCTTCGGAAAATGAAATGCGCGCGAATAAGGAAATGGTGATCGATAAAAAGAACAACCTGTACAAAGCGCAAAAGGAGTTTTCGGAACAGCTGGTTGAAAAGATGACGACTTTACAGCAAAAACACATTGACCAGGAGCTGGACAAATGGGAGCGGGGCGAGTGGAACCCGCGCGATCATCGTGCATCCATGGACGAAGTAATGCGCAAAATAAAGGAGCGTTACCAGTTCAACGGGGAAGACTTATTGTAA
- a CDS encoding KdsC family phosphatase: protein MNILDQFKQITTFVFDVDGVLTDGTLFVFDDGQFVRRMNIKDGFALQLAVKKGYRVAVISGGASDAVIQRLNRLGINDVFMQVTDKKGKLTEYAQQHNLKWSEVLFMGDDIPDYEVMKQVGLPCAPADAATEIRQIAKYIAQLPGGQGCVREVIEKVLKLNNNWELHTDVASK from the coding sequence ATGAATATATTAGACCAATTCAAGCAGATAACCACTTTCGTCTTTGATGTAGACGGCGTACTGACTGATGGTACGCTGTTTGTTTTTGATGACGGACAGTTTGTACGCCGCATGAATATCAAAGACGGCTTTGCCCTGCAACTGGCCGTAAAGAAAGGGTACCGGGTGGCGGTGATCTCCGGTGGGGCAAGCGACGCCGTTATTCAACGCCTGAACCGGCTGGGGATAAACGATGTGTTTATGCAGGTTACTGATAAAAAGGGAAAACTGACGGAGTACGCCCAACAACATAATTTGAAGTGGAGCGAAGTATTGTTCATGGGTGACGATATTCCCGATTACGAGGTAATGAAACAGGTAGGCCTGCCTTGTGCACCAGCCGACGCGGCCACCGAAATAAGACAAATTGCAAAGTATATAGCCCAGTTACCGGGCGGACAAGGTTGCGTACGCGAAGTGATAGAAAAAGTGCTGAAGTTGAATAATAACTGGGAATTGCATACCGATGTAGCGAGTAAGTAA
- a CDS encoding Maf family protein translates to MNGHRIILASQSPRRKQLLEWAEVPFEVMVQSTDESYPPEMPVPEVPVHIAREKAIAIRQKFESLHDANNIIIAADTVVVLGNTIIGKPKDREDALDILSRLSGNKHQVITGVVLLKGRQEIAFADITDVWFHPLTKEQIAFYVDKYQPYDKAGAYAIQEWIGVVGIKCISGDFYNVMGLPVSRVVTELKKME, encoded by the coding sequence ATGAACGGCCACCGTATCATCCTGGCTTCCCAATCGCCCAGGCGTAAACAATTACTGGAATGGGCTGAGGTTCCTTTTGAGGTAATGGTTCAGTCTACAGATGAATCATACCCGCCTGAGATGCCAGTGCCTGAAGTACCGGTACATATTGCCCGCGAAAAAGCCATTGCAATACGGCAGAAATTTGAATCACTTCACGATGCCAATAATATTATCATTGCTGCCGATACGGTAGTGGTGCTGGGAAATACCATCATTGGTAAACCTAAAGACCGTGAAGATGCATTGGATATCCTGAGCCGGTTATCGGGTAATAAACACCAGGTAATAACCGGTGTTGTGTTGCTGAAAGGCCGGCAGGAGATAGCCTTTGCCGATATAACGGATGTTTGGTTTCACCCGCTTACAAAAGAGCAGATCGCTTTTTATGTAGATAAATATCAACCGTATGATAAGGCAGGGGCGTATGCTATCCAGGAGTGGATTGGGGTAGTGGGGATAAAATGTATAAGCGGTGATTTCTACAATGTTATGGGGTTACCCGTTAGTAGAGTGGTGACGGAATTGAAAAAGATGGAGTGA
- a CDS encoding NRAMP family divalent metal transporter: protein MKTSTRSVILGAAFLMATSAIGPGFITQTTVFTQQLLTSFGFVILISILLDIAAQLNVWRIIAVTEMRAQDLANTLLPGMGYLLAVLIVAGGLVFNIGNVAGAGLGMNVVYPFDSDLKHPVIGAGISAAIALFIFWFREAGVAMDWFARILGFVMIGLTLYVAFSSHPPVAEAVYRSFVPVTTNTTAILTLVGGTVGGYISFAGAHRLLDAGIKGKEQLPQVTRSSVSAILIASTMRILLFLAALGVVSSGAVLNKDNPAGSVFQIAAGNVGYRIFGIVLWSAAITSVVGSAYTSVSFLRTLHPVFEKYQRLITSLFILFSMGIFTFLQQGAVQILVIAGALNGLILPLSLALLLTAVLKKKLIGDYKHPVWLSVAGWIVVVIMGIMGGKAIAALLF, encoded by the coding sequence GTGAAAACATCTACACGTTCAGTTATACTAGGCGCCGCATTTCTAATGGCCACTTCGGCTATTGGTCCGGGATTTATTACCCAAACAACAGTATTCACGCAACAGCTGCTGACCAGTTTTGGTTTTGTGATTTTGATCTCGATACTACTGGATATTGCTGCGCAGCTGAACGTATGGCGCATTATTGCTGTAACTGAAATGCGAGCGCAGGACCTTGCCAATACTTTATTACCTGGTATGGGTTACCTGTTGGCTGTATTAATAGTTGCCGGTGGACTGGTGTTCAACATTGGCAATGTAGCAGGCGCCGGATTAGGAATGAATGTAGTGTATCCTTTCGATAGCGATCTTAAGCACCCGGTTATTGGTGCGGGCATCAGTGCTGCAATTGCACTGTTTATCTTCTGGTTTAGAGAAGCCGGTGTTGCCATGGACTGGTTTGCCAGGATCCTGGGTTTTGTAATGATCGGGCTCACCTTGTATGTTGCCTTCAGTTCACATCCACCGGTGGCAGAAGCGGTTTATCGGTCGTTTGTGCCTGTTACAACCAATACTACTGCTATATTAACATTAGTTGGTGGAACGGTAGGCGGTTATATCAGCTTTGCCGGTGCACACCGCCTGCTGGATGCAGGCATAAAAGGAAAGGAACAATTACCACAGGTAACGCGCAGCAGTGTAAGCGCCATTCTGATCGCTTCTACCATGCGCATCCTGTTATTCCTGGCGGCGTTGGGTGTTGTTTCAAGTGGTGCTGTTTTAAACAAGGATAATCCAGCCGGGTCGGTATTTCAGATTGCAGCAGGGAATGTGGGCTATCGCATCTTCGGCATTGTATTATGGAGCGCTGCAATTACTTCAGTGGTTGGTTCTGCTTATACTTCTGTTTCTTTTCTACGCACCCTGCATCCGGTGTTTGAAAAATACCAACGGCTGATTACCTCGTTGTTCATTTTATTCTCCATGGGCATTTTTACCTTTCTGCAACAAGGTGCGGTGCAAATACTGGTAATAGCCGGTGCTTTAAATGGATTGATCCTGCCTCTTTCACTGGCGTTGCTTTTAACGGCTGTACTGAAAAAGAAACTCATTGGTGATTACAAACATCCGGTATGGTTGTCGGTAGCCGGGTGGATAGTTGTAGTGATCATGGGAATTATGGGCGGAAAAGCCATTGCAGCCCTCCTTTTCTAG
- a CDS encoding geranylgeranylglycerol-phosphate geranylgeranyltransferase — protein MKLLAAFIRLIRSVNLLFIAITQLLFQYCIVGPVFRHAQAEPVLTTPVFIVLIAASVLIAAAGYIINDYFDLNIDLVNKPDKLVVDKIIKRRWAIIWHLVLSGIGVLCSAYVAWKTRCWWLIPANIGCVGALWFYSTIFKKKLLSGNVIISLLTAWVILVIGFITHYVVIKRPDLYEQVEASKLMRRTFLYAGFAFIISLIREVVKDMEDMNGDARYGCRTMPIVWGINASKVFASTWLMVLVAGVVVMQAYVLPFKWWWAAGYSVIFILIPLLLLLRKLIKAITPADFHTISTWLKLIMLSGILSMLFFKLYT, from the coding sequence ATGAAACTACTGGCAGCATTTATACGCCTTATACGATCAGTGAACCTGTTGTTCATTGCCATTACCCAATTGCTGTTTCAGTATTGTATTGTTGGTCCGGTTTTTCGCCATGCCCAGGCCGAACCTGTACTTACCACGCCCGTTTTTATTGTGCTGATCGCCGCTTCGGTACTTATTGCTGCTGCAGGTTATATTATCAATGATTATTTCGATTTAAACATAGACCTGGTAAACAAACCCGATAAGCTGGTGGTAGACAAGATCATCAAACGCCGCTGGGCCATCATCTGGCACCTCGTGCTATCGGGAATAGGCGTGTTGTGCAGTGCCTATGTAGCCTGGAAAACAAGATGCTGGTGGTTGATACCCGCCAACATTGGGTGTGTGGGCGCGCTTTGGTTTTACAGCACCATCTTTAAAAAGAAACTACTTAGCGGGAATGTGATCATTTCATTGCTCACCGCCTGGGTTATTTTAGTTATAGGTTTTATTACACATTATGTGGTCATAAAACGACCTGATCTTTATGAACAGGTAGAAGCATCCAAGTTAATGCGCCGTACTTTCCTGTACGCTGGTTTTGCGTTCATCATTTCCCTGATACGGGAAGTGGTGAAAGATATGGAGGATATGAATGGTGATGCACGTTATGGCTGTCGCACCATGCCCATAGTATGGGGAATAAACGCGTCCAAAGTTTTTGCATCCACCTGGTTAATGGTTTTAGTAGCGGGTGTGGTGGTTATGCAGGCTTATGTGTTGCCTTTCAAATGGTGGTGGGCTGCCGGTTACAGTGTTATTTTTATACTTATACCCTTATTGTTGTTATTACGCAAATTGATAAAAGCCATTACTCCGGCTGATTTTCATACCATAAGCACCTGGTTAAAATTGATCATGCTGAGCGGCATATTATCTATGCTGTTCTTTAAACTTTATACATAA
- a CDS encoding carboxy terminal-processing peptidase, with translation MLQRKNLPIVLLLFGAGLFLAFRSLGLGLGNGNPPTKYEKILHNVGEMLAEIHYSPKKIDDNFSKEIFKKYLGEKIDDQKNVLLQSDIQQLKKYETKIDDEILGGPVQFVPAVSEIYKKRLPETEEIYKEILSKPFDFTKDETANFNDEKLDYPKSEADRKEAWRKRLKYMVLERYYDLMEDRDKNKGKENYVAKTDEQLEADARDRVLTILNRNYDRLKFKVNDDDRFNEYVKTITESMDPHTTFMPPVDKRYFDEEMSGRFYGIGASLREEDGNIKIGSVLAGSPALKSGEIAIGDAIIKVAQGDAEPVDLTGYAVQDAVKLIRGKKGTEVRLTVKKTDGSIKVVKLIRDEIIQDETFARSAVINTPKGKLGFIYLPEFYADFDNPKGARCSEDVKKEIIKLKEQKVDGIIMDLRNNGGGSLYDVVQMVGLFIEGGPIVQVKDREGKPQVYYDRDKSVLYDGPLAVMVNEFSASASEIFAAAIQDYDRGVIIGSTSTYGKGTVQRNIGLDKTMGFLDPNSELGTIKLTLQKFYRINGGSTQLRGVASDVNIPDIFEYTKIREKDNPDALGWDEIQKADYTRWKYGLDLNPIRKASAERLKSNPLFATIHNNAEWLAKQSDKTVSLSLKKYQEEQKKNKAIAKQIESQNKLPHELNVDPLVEDMKRVEGTGDVAKLERFKNWLKLLRNDPYLDEATNVLNDMVTQTNLVYANVNKN, from the coding sequence ATGCTACAACGAAAAAATTTACCCATAGTTCTGCTGTTGTTTGGTGCGGGTTTATTCCTTGCGTTCCGCTCGCTGGGGCTGGGGTTGGGTAATGGTAATCCACCCACAAAGTATGAGAAGATTCTTCATAATGTGGGAGAAATGCTTGCCGAGATCCATTACAGTCCAAAAAAGATCGACGATAACTTTTCCAAAGAAATTTTCAAGAAGTATCTGGGTGAGAAGATTGACGACCAGAAGAACGTGCTGTTGCAATCAGATATTCAACAGTTGAAGAAATATGAAACCAAGATAGACGATGAGATCCTGGGTGGCCCCGTACAATTTGTACCTGCCGTTTCCGAGATCTATAAAAAACGTTTACCTGAAACCGAAGAGATCTACAAAGAGATCCTTTCCAAACCCTTCGATTTTACAAAGGACGAAACAGCCAACTTCAATGATGAGAAGCTGGATTACCCCAAAAGCGAAGCTGACAGAAAAGAAGCCTGGCGCAAACGTTTAAAGTACATGGTGCTTGAGCGTTACTACGACCTGATGGAAGACCGGGATAAGAACAAGGGTAAAGAAAACTATGTAGCAAAGACCGATGAACAACTGGAAGCGGATGCCCGCGACCGCGTGTTGACAATATTGAACAGGAATTACGATCGTTTGAAATTTAAAGTAAACGACGATGACCGGTTTAACGAGTATGTAAAAACCATCACCGAATCGATGGACCCGCACACTACGTTTATGCCGCCTGTTGACAAACGTTATTTTGACGAAGAAATGAGTGGCCGTTTCTATGGTATTGGCGCTTCTTTGCGTGAAGAAGATGGTAATATCAAGATCGGTTCTGTGCTGGCCGGCAGCCCTGCGTTGAAATCAGGAGAAATTGCTATTGGCGATGCGATCATTAAAGTAGCCCAGGGTGATGCTGAACCTGTTGACCTTACCGGTTATGCCGTTCAGGATGCAGTGAAGCTGATCCGTGGTAAAAAAGGTACTGAAGTTCGCCTTACCGTTAAGAAAACCGATGGTTCAATAAAAGTAGTTAAACTGATCCGCGATGAAATCATCCAGGATGAAACCTTTGCCCGCAGCGCTGTGATCAACACGCCTAAAGGTAAACTTGGTTTTATTTACCTGCCCGAGTTCTACGCTGATTTCGATAATCCAAAAGGCGCGCGTTGCTCTGAGGATGTAAAGAAAGAGATCATTAAACTGAAAGAACAGAAAGTAGACGGTATCATTATGGACCTGCGCAACAATGGCGGTGGTTCGTTATATGATGTGGTGCAAATGGTTGGTCTGTTCATTGAAGGCGGCCCCATTGTACAGGTAAAAGACCGCGAAGGAAAACCACAGGTTTACTACGATCGCGATAAATCAGTTTTATATGACGGTCCGCTGGCTGTAATGGTGAATGAGTTCAGTGCTTCGGCTTCTGAGATCTTTGCCGCCGCCATTCAGGACTATGACCGCGGTGTTATCATTGGCAGCACTTCTACTTATGGTAAGGGTACTGTACAACGTAACATTGGTTTGGATAAAACAATGGGCTTCCTGGATCCTAACAGCGAACTGGGAACCATTAAACTGACCCTGCAGAAATTCTATCGCATCAATGGCGGTTCAACCCAATTACGTGGTGTAGCTTCTGATGTAAACATCCCCGATATTTTCGAGTATACCAAAATTCGCGAAAAGGATAATCCGGATGCGTTGGGCTGGGATGAAATACAAAAAGCTGATTATACCCGTTGGAAATACGGTCTTGACCTGAACCCCATCAGAAAGGCAAGTGCTGAGCGTTTAAAAAGCAATCCGCTGTTCGCCACCATTCACAACAATGCTGAATGGCTGGCTAAACAAAGCGATAAAACGGTTTCTTTAAGCCTTAAAAAATACCAGGAAGAACAGAAAAAGAACAAGGCGATCGCTAAACAGATCGAAAGCCAGAACAAGCTTCCTCATGAGTTGAATGTTGATCCCCTGGTGGAAGACATGAAACGGGTTGAAGGCACTGGTGATGTTGCCAAACTGGAACGTTTCAAAAACTGGTTGAAGCTCCTGCGTAATGATCCTTACCTGGATGAGGCTACCAATGTGTTAAACGACATGGTAACCCAAACCAACCTGGTGTATGCCAATGTAAACAAGAACTAA
- a CDS encoding DUF445 domain-containing protein, with translation MNWWLFIFLPLSAAFIGWFSNWLLIKMLFLTFSKRQPQLAQTLAPVIAKEFVSFSELEEKITNPDSIKKIMPVAEVHIDDFLRNKLKVSFPMIGMLIGDRTINTLKEIFMKELEEIFPVVMKEYLQNLQQDLNLEQTITDKIAALQVEKLKTAVYQHAGGELRKAYLVGALVGFLVGLVQAGIIMAFV, from the coding sequence ATGAACTGGTGGCTCTTTATTTTTCTTCCGCTCTCTGCTGCATTTATCGGCTGGTTCAGCAACTGGCTGCTTATTAAAATGCTGTTCCTTACATTCTCCAAACGGCAACCACAACTCGCTCAAACGCTGGCGCCGGTAATCGCTAAGGAATTTGTATCGTTCAGCGAGCTCGAAGAAAAGATCACCAACCCCGATAGCATAAAAAAAATTATGCCGGTGGCCGAAGTACACATCGACGATTTCCTGCGTAACAAACTCAAGGTTTCCTTTCCCATGATCGGGATGCTCATTGGCGACAGAACCATCAATACCCTCAAAGAGATCTTTATGAAAGAACTGGAAGAAATTTTTCCGGTTGTCATGAAGGAATATTTACAAAACCTGCAACAGGACCTTAACCTGGAACAAACCATCACCGATAAAATAGCCGCCCTGCAGGTAGAAAAACTCAAAACAGCTGTATACCAGCATGCTGGCGGCGAACTTCGCAAGGCGTATTTGGTAGGAGCTTTAGTTGGCTTCCTGGTAGGTTTGGTGCAGGCAGGAATTATTATGGCATTTGTATAA
- a CDS encoding outer membrane beta-barrel family protein has translation MKHFGWLFVLLVSFQITQAQYPGGGAGRPGGRPGGQQMNIGHLYGRIIDKATNKGLDAASVQLIQNKFDTVSKKRVDVVIGGMLTSRNGDFSLENLPVFGQFKLVITAIGYKSIEQKAGFDIKMGPGVDRSQLLNQVDKDLGNIKMEQDATMLQDVTVTGSKPMIQMGVDRKIFNVEKSITSSGGTAIDVMRQVPSINVDIDGNVSLRNAAPQIFVDGRPTTLTMDQIPADAIQSVEIITNPSAKYDASGGQSGILNIVLKKNRKTGYNGSVRAGVDSRGKFNGGGDINVRQGKFNVFANAMYNQRKSKSWGETDRFTYGSNTVKDYYTKQYNKGVMDGAFAFGRFGLDYFIDNRNTISLSQSIVNGDFKPDNWSNYVYDTVGGTVLPQSRHTLGKNNFRNYGTQLSFKHIFAHAGEEWTADFNYNQSKNTNESDIHIQNFYDVAMVNKNGDETLQSVLGGGQNKFFIGQTDYVNPITDNIKLEAGLRAQVRKFSSFQDNYFNGIELNNDFEYTDHVYAGYVTYSQKIKETFSYQVGLRAESSGYDGHQVNKDVYKIDYPISLFPSVFLSKQLEHKQDLQLNYTRRINRPNFFQLMPNTDYTDPLNYQTGNPALKPEFTHSLELSYQKTYGKSSNTFLATVFGKYTTNLISRYQYPGKLVTYPDSVYIATYVNASSAYASGLELIFRNNLTKWWDVTLSTNVYYSKINGSNISANLQNERTSYSAKLNQNFKFNKGWSFQLSGDYTGKSALPVSTSNGGSGSGSGGGFGGGGGGRGGGFGGQQTTTTQGYINPFYGMDMGLRKDFQIKKNTATVSVNWQDIFRTRKYFVHSEANGFTQDDWRRRDPQLVRVNFSYRFGKFDASLFKRKNTKGDQEGMQNGMQGMQQ, from the coding sequence ATGAAACATTTTGGATGGCTCTTTGTACTCCTTGTTAGCTTTCAAATTACTCAGGCTCAGTACCCTGGTGGTGGCGCAGGTCGCCCCGGTGGCCGGCCCGGCGGTCAGCAAATGAATATCGGTCATTTATACGGCCGTATTATCGACAAAGCAACCAATAAAGGACTCGACGCAGCTTCTGTTCAGTTAATTCAAAACAAATTCGATACGGTAAGCAAAAAAAGAGTGGATGTTGTGATAGGCGGTATGCTTACCAGCCGCAATGGCGACTTCAGCCTGGAGAACCTGCCTGTTTTCGGGCAGTTCAAACTGGTAATTACCGCCATTGGTTACAAATCCATTGAACAAAAAGCAGGTTTCGATATAAAAATGGGTCCGGGTGTGGACAGATCGCAACTGCTTAACCAGGTTGATAAAGACCTGGGCAATATAAAAATGGAGCAGGATGCCACCATGCTGCAGGATGTAACCGTAACCGGTTCAAAACCCATGATCCAAATGGGCGTTGATCGCAAAATTTTTAACGTAGAAAAAAGCATTACTTCATCCGGTGGTACCGCCATCGATGTAATGCGGCAGGTGCCTTCTATCAATGTAGATATCGATGGAAATGTTTCGCTGCGGAATGCTGCCCCCCAGATCTTTGTAGATGGCCGGCCCACTACCCTAACCATGGACCAGATCCCGGCCGATGCCATTCAAAGCGTAGAGATCATTACCAACCCATCTGCCAAGTATGATGCAAGCGGCGGACAATCGGGTATTTTAAATATTGTTTTAAAGAAGAACCGCAAAACCGGTTACAATGGTAGTGTGCGTGCCGGTGTTGACTCCCGTGGTAAATTCAATGGCGGTGGCGACATCAACGTCCGCCAGGGTAAATTCAACGTATTTGCCAACGCCATGTACAACCAGCGTAAATCAAAAAGCTGGGGCGAAACCGACAGGTTTACCTATGGTTCTAACACTGTCAAAGACTATTATACCAAACAATATAACAAAGGTGTAATGGACGGCGCATTTGCATTCGGCCGCTTTGGACTGGATTATTTCATCGACAACCGCAATACCATCTCGTTATCGCAGTCCATCGTAAATGGAGATTTCAAACCCGACAATTGGTCGAACTATGTATACGATACCGTAGGCGGTACCGTTTTACCCCAGAGCCGTCATACCCTGGGTAAGAACAATTTCCGCAACTATGGCACCCAGTTAAGCTTCAAACACATTTTTGCCCATGCCGGCGAAGAGTGGACAGCCGACTTTAACTACAACCAAAGCAAGAATACCAACGAAAGCGATATTCACATCCAGAACTTCTATGATGTGGCCATGGTTAATAAAAATGGCGACGAAACCCTGCAATCAGTGCTGGGCGGTGGTCAGAATAAATTCTTCATAGGGCAAACAGATTATGTAAACCCAATTACCGATAATATTAAACTGGAAGCGGGTTTGCGCGCGCAGGTCCGTAAATTCTCAAGTTTCCAGGATAACTATTTCAATGGTATCGAATTGAACAACGATTTTGAATATACCGACCATGTGTACGCCGGTTATGTTACCTACTCCCAGAAAATAAAGGAAACCTTTAGTTACCAGGTTGGCTTGCGGGCCGAAAGCAGCGGCTACGATGGGCACCAGGTAAACAAGGATGTTTATAAAATTGATTATCCCATCAGTTTATTCCCCAGCGTGTTTTTAAGCAAACAACTGGAGCATAAGCAGGACCTGCAATTGAACTATACCCGCAGGATTAACCGGCCTAACTTTTTCCAATTAATGCCGAATACCGATTACACCGATCCGTTGAACTATCAAACCGGTAACCCGGCCCTGAAACCCGAGTTTACCCATTCATTGGAACTGTCGTACCAGAAAACATATGGCAAAAGCAGCAATACCTTTTTGGCAACAGTTTTCGGAAAGTATACAACCAATCTGATTTCCCGTTATCAATACCCCGGCAAACTGGTTACTTATCCCGATTCGGTTTACATAGCTACTTATGTAAACGCTTCATCAGCATATGCCAGTGGTTTGGAATTGATATTCCGTAATAACCTTACAAAATGGTGGGATGTTACATTAAGCACCAACGTGTATTATTCAAAGATCAACGGCAGCAACATATCTGCCAACCTGCAAAATGAACGCACCAGCTATTCAGCTAAATTGAATCAGAACTTTAAATTCAATAAAGGCTGGAGCTTTCAGCTCAGCGGCGATTACACCGGCAAAAGCGCGTTACCGGTTAGCACCAGCAACGGCGGCAGCGGCAGTGGCAGTGGTGGTGGTTTTGGCGGCGGTGGCGGTGGCCGCGGTGGTGGATTTGGAGGCCAGCAAACAACAACAACCCAGGGTTATATCAATCCTTTCTATGGTATGGATATGGGTTTACGCAAAGACTTCCAGATCAAAAAGAATACAGCAACCGTTTCTGTGAACTGGCAGGATATCTTCAGAACCCGTAAGTACTTTGTACACTCCGAAGCAAATGGGTTTACCCAGGACGACTGGCGCAGAAGAGACCCGCAATTGGTTCGCGTAAACTTCAGTTACCGCTTTGGTAAATTCGATGCTTCTTTATTCAAGCGTAAGAATACCAAGGGCGACCAGGAAGGTATGCAGAACGGAATGCAGGGCATGCAGCAATAA
- a CDS encoding SGNH/GDSL hydrolase family protein, producing the protein MSRTYSYLALGDSYTIGEGVPVYENFPYQTVQRLRKAGYQVYAAEIVAKTGWTTDELQAGIDNSSFLNTYDVVSLLIGVNNQYRGRSLEEYTKQFESLLQQAIRFAGGQASHVFVVSIPDWGVTPYAANNGKNAAVVAHEIDSYNAVNKSLAEKHAVHYIDITPGTRLAANDPSLLTADQLHPSGKEYTLWAEKLAAGIKNILSK; encoded by the coding sequence ATGTCACGAACATACTCATATTTAGCCTTAGGCGATTCATATACCATCGGGGAAGGTGTTCCTGTTTATGAGAACTTTCCTTATCAAACCGTACAGCGTTTGCGTAAAGCAGGTTACCAGGTATATGCCGCTGAAATTGTTGCCAAAACCGGTTGGACAACCGACGAGTTGCAGGCAGGTATTGACAATAGCAGTTTTTTGAATACATATGATGTGGTTTCCCTGCTCATTGGTGTCAACAATCAATACCGCGGTAGAAGCCTGGAGGAATATACCAAACAATTTGAATCGTTACTGCAACAGGCCATCCGTTTTGCCGGCGGCCAGGCCAGTCATGTGTTTGTGGTTTCCATTCCTGATTGGGGCGTAACGCCCTATGCCGCCAACAATGGCAAAAATGCAGCCGTTGTTGCTCATGAAATAGATTCATACAATGCGGTAAACAAATCGCTGGCAGAAAAACATGCGGTTCACTATATTGATATTACCCCGGGCACCAGGCTGGCAGCCAATGACCCGTCATTGCTGACCGCTGATCAATTGCATCCATCCGGAAAAGAATATACCTTGTGGGCGGAAAAGCTGGCAGCAGGGATTAAGAATATATTATCTAAATAA